GAAAAATAACTCGAAAATGAACAAGctcaataaaaaattttactTAAAAGAAATCCCTAATTTGTTAGAAATGTTAAACAATCATGTGCACCTTACGAACAAATCAAATTTAAGCACACCAACATGGAATAATGGTATAAAGGAATCTTATaaagagaaaaatataaaaagttatcattatataattgaCACGAATAACATTAATGTAgcttataaaaataatattccaGAAAAGGGAAAGAAAGACAGGGGGGGGATATATATAGGTAATAAACACACTAATGATACATGTGCCCGTACAAATGAAAGTCATAAAAACAATAGGTTAAGGAGCCGACGCTCCCAAAATGGAAAACCTTATCTTGGAATATTAAAGAATTGTAACAACGAATTATTtcacacaaaaaaaatgaataattattatgagAGTTACAGAAACAAtagtaatataaatgaaataagtattccaaataaaagaaatggGAAACCAAAATGCtatttgaatttattaGGGAAAAACTATTTCatgaaagaaaatgataaatgtATAGTTCTTGCAAACTCAAAGAAagttataaattatttatcaaAGGCCAAAAGTTTATTTTGGTTATTTGAAATTAACAGTACAAAAATGGATAAAGTTACATATGATTTAAAATCGAtcataaaaacaaaacaatattttaacaaaattcCTACTTCTAatttagtaaaaaatattcccaTTATGCCacatatgaaaaataagtCTATAATCAGTAAGCATgattcaaaaataattccGATGGATTATTATGATCTATTCAATGCCTATAAAAGTTTTCGAGTTTTTCctcaaataaattatggaataactaaaaatatgttaagaGTGTCctataaagaaaattttaacaacgatattaataataatagaagTATCGGTGATAGAAGTAATAGTAATAGTTTTTCCAAACTCGGTATGGATAAAAGCACATTGTCTTTAACTAAATTTTCTAATGAAAATAGCCATATGGATTCAAACTCAAATGATAATTACACTGTAAATTATGAGCATAGTGATCAAGCTTTTTTCAAAGGATGCGTAAATTGGGGGGGGTGCAACAATGGAAACACAAATATACGTGAAAATGCACAAAATGAGGTATACTCAATCAATGATGTAATGAATAGTGTGATTAAAATGGAAGCAGACAAATATACTTTTGAGGTTAATCTAAATGATACTATATTGGTGGAAAATGATTACAATGTacttcaaaaaaataatattaaaaattttgcttcaataaaaaaaagtaataaaaatagtaataataataacaaatgCGAGCAGATAAAGCagttaaataataatctcacgtttaaaaaaaatgaaaaaaaaacaaaaagtaATAAACAAAACACTAATGATACCTTAGAAAGGAGAAAAAATGGCGTTGCCTATTCCTATTTGGATGCATgccaaaaatattttgctCATAgtgcaaaaaataaaaaattgttactattaataaattatgcttcaaatataatacaGCTAGTTAAgttgataaataaaacgtgcaaatataacataattatattgaCAAGTGAAATATCAAGTATTAATATacatcatatatataatgttgcttttataaaatgtaaaacTATGGATGACTATAGCTTATTAAATGCCGGATTGCTTCAAGCAGAatacatattaattttacCAACAGAAgttaatgatataaatgaaattaatgaaatagacatgaataatataatattaacacGAAAAATTACATACttgctaaaaaaaaaaaaaaaaaattattttataaataatataatcaCAGAATTGATTAACCctacaaatattatttttcttgaagaaaataatatgataaaaatgactgaaaaaaaatcttCTTATAGTGATTTCTTTCCTTACATAAACTCTACTCAATTTTATAGTAGTAATATAATTTCTGAAACAATgttgtataattttatggCCCATCATAAAAGTTTCACAAAATTTCCAGTGTCTAATAGCACATTGAAATGCTTAATAAAAGATATTAACATAATTTATGTGTGTGAATTAAGGAAATATTCTGATTtctcttttaaaaaaattaaaacatttcgtgatcttttctttttcttatcaaaaaaatgtattatagCAATAGCTTTATATAGAAAAGGAGACAAATATGTCcccttttatatttacacaAAACCTTGCGAAAATTGTTTAATACGATTTGATGATATTGTTTATGTTTTGTAGCCGACAATTTTTGTGAAATTTGTGAATTTTTTGATCTTTTTTGCTTTTtattaatgaatatatgtAAGCATTTTGTAACGatcattttataattgtttcttaattaatttaaaaaaaagagaacaaatttttcattatatctATAATAATTCCCTTTTTCCAATTAATTCCTATTTTAAAGAATGCACACTGATCCTTTCTCTTCACATAAATTACttttacataatatatttctataatGCTCTAAATCATCCTCAAAAATAATGCTTCGAATCAATAATAAATACTGATAAAATCCATCAACCGCCTCTTTAAAATCTTCTTCTTCATATTTTGATTCTTTTTCATCAACTCCAATTGTACTAAacttaaaattatttgcaATTATGCTATAATCCTGAGCTAAGTTGTTCtgtttttcaaatattaaataaaaaaacgtaaaaataaacatttttgtTTGCATACAAATAGATATtattagaaataaaaaaataaaatcagaATTTAAATTGAATGACTACAAAATCTCTTATTATAGGGCATAAACGATGTATAGTCATCGAGTctgttttttaatatattcagtttacatttttatatattatatttattttaccGAGCATCTGAtcctatatttattaaaactaTGATGTACTATATGAAAGGTGTTGTAATACTCATTTTGCTCATTTTGACATTTCCGAAATGTCAATGAAGTATAAATATCGTATAAACTTTGTTCTAATggggaaaaataaattatgttttcatttcctcccttttttataatagatttctttaaaaaggttataaaattttaaaggaaaaaaacatgtattataaattataggcgggtattatattaatgattTTCTATATTGCTATGCACATGTGAGcaatctatatatatatattttgtatttacattttttggATATCTTTTCCAGAAGCTGAAAAACCCAAGGATTTCATTTGTCTATCAAAagtaaaatgaaaaatgggaatatagtaaaataaattattaatatcatgtgatatatatgtaaacatcttttttttacaatacCTCGAGGAACGGAAttgtaaattttaatgCACTTTCCAATTGAAAGGAAAAAAGAATAGTATAAGAGTGTTTTATGCTTGCACATTCGAGTGcgttttttaaaaaggtTTGATGTTTTTCATGTATTATTCTATTCTTAGTATTTGGGTAATTGATAGAATAGACGTTGAATCCTAAACTCTCGGAGACTGCATATCATAAAATGTTGGAgttatgaaatatatataatttgataCATAGATAAATTGTCATTTTATCAActaatgatataaaagCACGCATGACGAATTATGAAATGTGAGAACATTACTTTGTGCCAATTTAGATTCCATCCAATCATTTGTGCTTCTCGGCCCCAAAAATACGATGTTATACCCTCCCTCTTTTACTAGTTCTAAGGATaaaaatcatttaaattaattggaatgaaacattttttatgtatcaCATTTGCACATAATTCAATTTTTGTACTTTTTTTGAATGAGATTCCGTTAAGTTCACATTGCATCATATTATTGTTGCTCActtttaaaaagaaaaaaatataatttatatttctccaatgtatataagaaatataGGAAACatacacaaatatatatgcacattaaacataaattgttttttactttttagACTAACTGTTAATTAAGactataataataataataattaatcCCAAAACAACGGTTTGAATGGAACTTATAATTCTTAActaaaagaattaaaatttaacgAATAAtgattaaataatatatatatgcaaaaataattatacattTCTATTACTTGCTTGATAATGCTTTACCGATATaatacttttattattttttcctttggAGAATGACCCATAAATTGACGCTAGAGATGGTAAGATGATGGAgattgaaaaataatgaaaaagggataataaaaagtataaaaatgtatggAATCGCATTTTTTAGATTCTTTCGTACCTAAAACCCATCCTATATATGGTAAAAAGGTAAATCcagaataataaaatattctaacacttaaaaaaataaacaacaaatatacacacttgtatacaaatataagaGCGTGATTTATGTGAAAATGAATTTccatatacatttttattaaatagtATTCAcgaaaatatatctataaatatgcaactatataatgtattaaattttaagtAATAGTTGCACcaattaaattttcaaatttcttttttacattttttcatctCTACTCATATTTGGATCGAAGggatttttaaataattgaGAAAAACTCATGAACTCAAAATTCTGTAATAAATCCTTTACTTCTTTGTCATATTTATTGCGTAATTCATCAATTGATGAACgtcttttttctttttttttatcactGCCTAAGATGTgtacacattttttattttttgaacgACGACTATGAATACGCTCAATAGACTCACATTTTTCCAATTTATCCCAATTTATAGggtcattattatttattatgttgttgtttttattattattcaatGATATAGCAGAAAAAAACGGATTCAATccattttcaaattttttttttattttgtttatttcttttttgtcATTTTCTATATCTTTATTAAGAGATTCATTTATCTTGTTGATGCTCAAACTCCTTTGACCAAACAAGATCCCTCCTTCCATTAATTCCGCTTCAATGCTCGCTTCAATATCTCCATTTTCTTCTATGTTAGACTTTCTCTTTCTGATCATTTCTATGTTTATAcgtatatatgtttatatatatgtatattttttatgaacacgcatatttatatgcgAAATAGTATCTCCATGAAAATCAACAGTATAAGCTCATATCTTATTATAgcattaatataaaatatggcGACAgttcaatatatttattaacatagcagtaaaatttatataccTAATTcgaattttataatatgtaatttattcctttaattttaaatgcTTTGTGGTATGCATGTCTTCAAAAATCGTTTTTAACAAATAGACAAAATAAAGTTATCGGGAagaatgaataaataaatataaaaaatatttcatgcgaaaaaaataacattttaaatataatatatatttatttattttttaagagAAAAGATGTTATATCGATTTAGCTAAgcctaaaaaaaatatatatatcatttttttttctgatttcgtaaaaaatgtgcatgtatatatatggatattcgaaattagtatatatattatgctatatataatttttttgtttagaTCATATATTAAGGTGCACTTATACCGATTCTCATATTGTCCTTTTCAAATATTGCATagtatttttgtaaaaatactTGACCAAGAAtctgtataaatataaaaaaaaatgcacaCCTATATACTCACAATTAATATCTGTATTAGTGTACTATATGTGTATACGtgtgaaaatataatattatagatgctaatataaatacatataaatatccaTTAGGTgatgatatattaattgGCATAAATGCAAAATTGCATGggttttttaaaattgggTCAACTTTAAACGAATTAACAATATAATCGTTTGATGTTAATTCATATTCTTTCTCTACACCTATAAAGAATGGGAAATCGAAGAAAAATAGATAatgtaattttatatatataatatatgcattttttgtatattataaataccATTTTCATCCGAAAAAACGAAAGAAAAGTTTTTTAATAGTGTTTTATTTTGGCATGATTTTACAggatttaataatttagttaataatattaagtctaaacaaaagaaagaaatgaaaatatataaaatttctcttttttttttattaacagataaacataattataaatttcaCAAATGAGATAAATGACACTACCATTTTGGGGTCCTGCAATACTCGATGTTCCTGTATCAATTACAGCATCACAATATCCTTCTAATGAATGTAAAATTAGGGgtaaattaaatgaatcaaataaatattgcaaaaaaatgaaaagtaAGTAAAAcgtaaatgtatatatttatttatatttcttatcTTTTAATTAACCTATATTCCCTGAACATACTTCCAAAAACAAaccattaatttttattcctGTCTATATGTtcaatattaaattttgaatatatataatggtGCTTTATTTTagctttttttattatatttctataaTAGTAATTTTCATCTTACCATTTTTATGGTCCAATACTTTCTAGACGAAACAACAAACCAATCTATATTCGAATTCGGCTCAATATATCTtcgaaaataattaatattatatgcatatggATACAAAGCTATGgccatgtatatattttattttttaaggtcgattttatgcatacatatatgtgaaCAACATCTTTCCGTTTTTTCTTACTTTTTGTCATATCCACCAAATGTAATTGCCCCATTATCATCAACGCTTTTAGGATAGTAAATGGAGaaaacattttttctaGAACTATTCCTTGGTATATTGTCATATATTAGcccttttctttttatatccTCTGAAATGCCTAATCCAAAT
This DNA window, taken from Plasmodium berghei ANKA genome assembly, chromosome: 13, encodes the following:
- a CDS encoding potassium channel K2, translating into MKTEFLSINDIFFLVKIGFKYVLALFNGFYLIKIVSYPNEHSIITNKMIYIGIGILLKIILIIIYWIYFMDIYILKKNCNKKFFGNIYCNSNKIIDNNISTTIIESDDFEYKKLIKKFFLKKMYYSLKKGHKIVKLYMLKIYNSDFNCYFCNTRDILYAIIWYISLYYWRRDEYNILWSFNKIPIYIYNILLILLSSSYIDLVMIIISYNKSKYHMMKSKLLIDVFFSSPSAFFFSRHFFVLENGIDIYFLMGFLRIIKVFLNVSYAKTEQSYILTNTEIKVIRIILGVLLLCNAFASTLYTIQGIHPYNIDNHDLYYILNNYLDYFYFSIISISTVGYGDIIPTNKLSRVICIFFIFWTFIWVPIQFNDLIISIFCKKETYGKLSMNNQKLILLIGDIQPEQLNTFFFESVAYGNKLKFHILTTYPINLYEEQIKIADNYCISIYIKNFDLNEKHNTNLLYSVNAQNAYYMFLFSNKFNNGHYNIDTKSFTRLLILAKFLHGEKKNAVIELRNKCVSNIVKSIGCEHFAIVNLKHSLIVKNLVCPGFITFLSNLFTAYNYNENPYYFNNSKYLHSFNFIAEFNKGSIAKIFSFAAHDNMIGLNFDKLFYKLYESLGILLIGIESSHINNNHFVYSNKKRLNFFFENVGRSMIKGNGIRDRTRKTGKIGGHKKFKFKLVYLCFLKRYIHSLSRDNCDNTQMITILNCKKNNSKMNKLNKKFYLKEIPNLLEMLNNHVHLTNKSNLSTPTWNNGIKESYKEKNIKSYHYIIDTNNINVAYKNNIPEKGKKDRGGIYIGNKHTNDTCARTNESHKNNRLRSRRSQNGKPYLGILKNCNNELFHTKKMNNYYESYRNNSNINEISIPNKRNGKPKCYLNLLGKNYFMKENDKCIVLANSKKVINYLSKAKSLFWLFEINSTKMDKVTYDLKSIIKTKQYFNKIPTSNLVKNIPIMPHMKNKSIISKHDSKIIPMDYYDLFNAYKSFRVFPQINYGITKNMLRVSYKENFNNDINNNRSIGDRSNSNSFSKLGMDKSTLSLTKFSNENSHMDSNSNDNYTVNYEHSDQAFFKGCVNWGGCNNGNTNIRENAQNEVYSINDVMNSVIKMEADKYTFEVNLNDTILVENDYNVLQKNNIKNFASIKKSNKNSNNNNKCEQIKQLNNNLTFKKNEKKTKSNKQNTNDTLERRKNGVAYSYLDACQKYFAHSAKNKKLLLLINYASNIIQLVKLINKTCKYNIIILTSEISSINIHHIYNVAFIKCKTMDDYSLLNAGLLQAEYILILPTEVNDINEINEIDMNNIILTRKITYLLKKKKKNYFINNIITELINPTNIIFLEENNMIKMTEKKSSYSDFFPYINSTQFYSSNIISETMLYNFMAHHKSFTKFPVSNSTLKCLIKDINIIYVCELRKYSDFSFKKIKTFRDLFFFLSKKCIIAIALYRKGDKYVPFYIYTKPCENCLIRFDDIVYVL
- a CDS encoding plasmepsin VIII yields the protein MNKFFVFPLLLILNSIVLVKSLTENLRVSRYSKPGVSTIILKGGYINRQFIGEISIGNPPQSFKVLFDTGSTNLWIPSKNCYAKACYNKKKYDYNISKNYRISSSKNPVNIFFGTGKVQIAYATDDIHLGSIKVRNQEFGIANYMSDDPFSDMQFDGLFGLGISEDIKRKGLIYDNIPRNSSRKNVFSIYYPKSVDDNGAITFGGYDKKYIEPNSNIDWFVVSSRKYWTIKMTGIKINGLFLEVCSGNIEGYCDAVIDTGTSSIAGPQNDLILLTKLLNPVKSCQNKTLLKNFSFVFSDENGVEKEYELTSNDYIVNSFKVDPILKNPCNFAFMPINISSPNGYLYILGQVFLQKYYAIFEKDNMRIGLAKSI